Proteins from a single region of Xenopus laevis strain J_2021 chromosome 9_10S, Xenopus_laevis_v10.1, whole genome shotgun sequence:
- the aanat.S gene encoding aralkylamine N-acetyltransferase S homeolog, giving the protein MSVLNAVPFMRPIHLRSPRQQRRHTLPASEFRCLSPEDAVSVFEIEREAFISVSGECPLHLDEVRQFLTLCPELSLGWFEEGRLVAFIIGSLWNQDRLSQDALTLHKPEGSSVHIHVLAVHRTFRQQGKGSILLWRYLQYLRCLPFARRAVLMCEDFLVPFYSKCGFKAVGPCDITVGPLTFIEMQCPVQGHAFMRRNSGC; this is encoded by the exons ATGTCTGTGCTAAATGCAGTACCTTTCATGAGGCCCATCCACTTGCGTTCCCCGCGCCAGCAGAGACGCCACACACTGCCCGCCAGTGAATTCCGCTGCCTCTCCCCAGAGGACGCTGTCAGTGTTTTTGAGATAGAGAGAGAAG CATTCATATCCGTCTCTGGAGAATGCCCCCTTCATCTGGATGAAGTACGACAATTTCTGACCTTGTGCCCGGAGCTCTCGCTGGGGTGGTTTGAGGAAGGAAGGCTGGTGGCATTTATCATTGGGTCATTGTGGAACCAGGACAGGCTGAGCCAG GATGCACTCACCTTACACAAACCAGAAGGCTCCTCCGTCCATATCCACGTCCTGGCTGTGCACCGTACATTCCGCCAGCAAGGCAAGGGCTCTATCCTGCTGTGGCGTTACCTCCAGTACCTGCGCTGCCTGCCTTTTGCCCGACGGGCCGTCCTCATGTGCGAAGACTTCCTGGTCCCCTTCTATTCCAAGTGTGGCTTCAAGGCTGTCGGACCCTGTGACATTACAGTGGGACCCCTGACCTTTATTGAAATGCAGTGCCCAGTTCAAGGTCATGCCTTCATGCGCCGAAACAGCGGCTGCTAG
- the rhbdf2.S gene encoding inactive rhomboid protein 2 yields MASINKNGSSSRLQDLKPPNLSITIPPVEGERDPKLIQPLTKPVFQKSVSLQEPRGHVADGGSADVRPGFRRQTSLSQSIRKGTAQWFGVSNDWEGKRQQWQRKSLHHCSLRYGKLKPQYQRDIELPSQETPSFQATESPAAHRFPKIVDPLARGRPFRHPDEMDRPRTPHVCLPPQTPGMLSLASFTSVRSGYSRFPRRKRESVAHMSFRAAAALIKGRPILDTPHSRRSGQKRSFNYPSFMDEDTVDAAETLDSSFFSKVGMPDETFSMPDDVFESPPMSASYFRPPLPTPDLMPGAAIEAAKEHVKSVQVFTTDPRRGKRIASQVKHFAFDRKKRLYGMGVVGNWLNRTYRRSISSTVQSQLEHFNSHRPYFTYWITFVHILITILAIATYGIAPVGFAQHTTSELVLRNKGVYESVKYIQQENFWIGPSSIALIHLGAKFSPCIRYDEQIKNLIEKEHGLERESGCCIQNDNSGCVQTRRKDCSETLATFIKWPEHDAPLMDEVTGKKRTSGAVCQQDPRTCEEPASIQPHVWADDITKWPICTYQAMNNHTGIRQMDCEIKGRPCCIGTKGSCEITTREYCTFMHGYFHEEATLCSQVHCLDEVCGLLPFLNPEYPDQFYRLWLSLFLHAGIIHCFVSVVFQMTVLRDLEKLSGWLRISIIYILSGITGNLASALFLPYRAEVGPAGSQFGLLACLFVELFQSWQILAKPWKAFFKLLGIVLFLFLFGLLPWIDNIAHIFGFLSGLLLSFSFLPYITFGTADKYRKRAMIIISLLVFFGLFASLVIWLYVYPINWTWIEYLTCIPFTNKFCEKYDI; encoded by the exons GTGGCCACGTTGCGGACGGCGGGTCTGCAGATGTGAGACCAGGCTTCAGAAGGCAGACATCGCTTTCTCAGAGCATAAGAAA GGGAACAGCACAGTGGTTTGGTGTAAGCAATGACTGGGAAGGAAAGAGGCAACAGTGGCAGAGGAAGAGCCTCCACCATTGCAGCCTCCGCTATGGGAAACTCAAACCCCAGTATCAGAGAGATATTGAACTTCCAAGCCAGGAGACTCCATCTTTCCAGGCAACTGAGTCACCAGCTGCACACCGCTTCCCCAAG ATTGTGGACCCTTTGGCAAGGGGTAGACCATTTCGCCATCCTGATGAGATGGACCGGCCACGGACCCCTCATGTGTGCTTGCCCCCTCAGACCCCAGGGATGTTATCACTTGCTTCTTTCACCAGTGTGCGCTCAGGTTACAGCCGCTTCCCTCGGCGCAAGAGAGAGAGTGTAGCCCACATGAGTTTCCGTGCAGCAGCTGCTCTGATTAAG GGCCGTCCCATTTTGGATACCCCTCACAGCCGGCGTTCAGGCCAGAAGAGAAGCTTTAACTACCCCAGCTTTATGGATGAGGACACAGTAGATGCTGCAGAAACTCTGGACTCGTCCTTCTTTAGTAAG GTGGGTATGCCTGATGAGACCTTCTCAATGCCAGATGACGTGTTTGAGTCTCCCCCTATGTCTGCCTCTTATTTTCGGCCTCCTTTACCAACTCCGGACTTGATGCCTGGAGCAGCTATAGAAGCAGC GAAAGAGCATGTGAAGTCTGTTCAGGTTTTTACCACTGACCCCCGAAGGGGTAAGCGTATTGCTTCACAAGTCAAGCACTTTGCATTTGACCGCAAAAAACGCCTCTACGGCATGGGGGTGGTGGGGAACTGGTTAAACCGAACATACAGGAGGAGCATCAGCAGCACTGTGCAGAGCCAATTGGAACACTTCAACAGCCACAG gcctTATTTTACATATTGGATCACCTTTGTCCACATCCTTATCACCATCCTCGCTATTGCAACTTATGGCATTGCACCAGTAGGCTTTGCTCAGCACACCACCAGTGAATTG GTTCTCAGGAATAAAGGCGTGTATGAAAGTGTGAAATATATTCAACAGGAGAACTTTTGGATTGGGCCGAGCTCG ATTGCTCTGATCCACCTTGGGGCCAAGTTTTCCCCTTGCATAAGATACGATGAGCAGATAAAGAATCTCATAGAAAAGGAACATGGCCTAGAACGGGAGTCTGGCTGCTGCATTCAGAATGATAATTCTGGCTGTGTACAGACACGGAGGAAGGACTGTTCG GAAACACTAGCCACGTTCATCAAGTGGCCAGAACATGATGCCCCTTTAATGGATGAAGTTACTGGTAAGAAGAGGACTTCAGGTGCAGTGTGTCAGCAGGACCCACG AACCTGCGAAGAGCCAGCTTCTATACAACCTCATGTGtgggctgatgacatcactaagtggcCG ATTTGTACTTACCAAGCCATGAACAACCACACAGGGATCAGGCAGATGGACTGTGAAATCAAAGGGCGGCCATGTTGTATTGGCACTAAGGGCAG TTGTGAGATAACTACAAGGGAATACTGCACCTTCATGCACGGCTATTTCCACGAGGAGGCCACACTCTGCTCACAG GTTCACTGTCTGGATGAGGTTTGCGGGTTGCTGCCATTTTTAAATCCAGAATATCCTGATCAGTTTTACCGACTTTGGCTGTCCTTGTTCCTTCACGCTGG GATTATTCACTGCTTTGTGTCGGTGGTCTTCCAAATGACAGTCCTACGTGACCTGGAGAAGCTGTCAGGCTGGCTGCGAATCTCCATCATCTACATACTAAGTGGCATCACTGGGAACCTTGCCAGCGCATTGTTTTTACCTTATAGGGCAGAG GTTGGACCAGCAGGTTCACAGTTTGGcctcctggcttgcctcttcgtGGAGCTGTTTCAGAGTTGGCAGATCTTGGCCAAGCCTTGGAAGGCCTTCTTCAAGCTTTTGGGTATTGTCCTCTTTCTTTTCCTATTTGGACTGCTCCCCTGGATAGACAACATTGCCCACATCTTTGGTTTCCTCAGTGGACTgctcctctctttctctttccttcCATATATCACCTTTGGCACAGCTGATAAGTATAGAAAGCGTGCCATGATCATCATTTCCCTGCTGgtcttctttggactctttgcTTCTCTTGTTATCTGGCTCTATGTCTATCCTATCAACTGGACCTGGATTGAGTACCTTACCTGCATACCATTCACCAACAAGTTCTGTGAGAAGTATGATATATAG